A genomic segment from Halogeometricum sp. S3BR5-2 encodes:
- a CDS encoding DUF7553 family protein has protein sequence MADELTAASEKLRSAAEAADGETRDRLTEQADALAELAESEPDHGRLDRHMNILAEIARETEGEVSDRTTAARDHVFEYRKGVEGV, from the coding sequence ATGGCAGACGAACTCACCGCCGCGAGCGAGAAACTCCGGTCGGCCGCCGAAGCGGCCGACGGCGAGACGCGGGACCGACTCACCGAACAGGCCGACGCGCTGGCCGAACTCGCGGAGTCGGAACCGGACCACGGCCGACTCGACCGGCATATGAACATCCTCGCGGAGATAGCGCGCGAGACCGAAGGAGAGGTGAGCGACCGGACGACGGCCGCCCGCGACCACGTCTTCGAGTACCGCAAGGGCGTCGAGGGCGTCTGA
- a CDS encoding transcription antitermination protein, translating into MNGDDLADRVRDDHETAFSRLGSSKALYALTGGEMEAASVRAAAAADHHAVADVLDDWAMAEHGDAAPVFADLAEETRDRAESLEPDGYEPGDDPDLYDRLAFEDGTPGRVGGLLGRYLVVSEYVGQMVGFFVGDADPKAADEFRTLRSAVEDERDRIIDLLDDVCESDDDWDAAGEAADAVVEAAYDDYVETLESMGVKPKNVC; encoded by the coding sequence ATGAACGGAGACGACCTCGCAGACCGCGTTCGCGACGACCACGAGACGGCGTTCTCCCGCCTCGGTTCCTCGAAGGCGCTGTACGCCCTGACCGGCGGCGAGATGGAGGCCGCGTCGGTCCGCGCCGCCGCGGCGGCCGACCACCACGCCGTCGCGGACGTGCTTGACGACTGGGCGATGGCCGAACACGGCGACGCCGCGCCCGTCTTCGCGGACCTCGCCGAGGAGACGCGCGACCGCGCCGAGTCGCTCGAACCCGACGGGTACGAACCCGGGGACGACCCCGACCTGTACGACCGCCTCGCGTTCGAGGACGGGACGCCGGGCCGCGTCGGCGGCCTCCTGGGGCGCTACCTCGTCGTCTCCGAGTACGTCGGGCAGATGGTCGGCTTCTTCGTCGGCGACGCCGACCCGAAGGCGGCCGACGAGTTCCGCACGCTCCGCTCGGCCGTCGAGGACGAACGCGACCGAATCATCGACCTTCTCGACGACGTCTGCGAGAGCGACGACGACTGGGACGCCGCGGGCGAGGCGGCCGACGCCGTCGTCGAGGCGGCGTACGACGACTACGTCGAGACCTTAGAATCGATGGGCGTGAAGCCGAAGAACGTCTGCTAA
- a CDS encoding stage II sporulation protein M, protein MNVSTALRAGVRMLSEYSASVLPVYLLVTGLSGVVRVPMVLALLAAFALVSLDGRLGRVLDIAGEIDFGEVESGGIEGGTVDPGAIPPGLGDAVANLFSPEVAALVGLGVLGSLLLSFVISPVMNAASVHGVFGPLRGDDAVRSALLGARDDWLSFLGVQLLLLVALAASAVPFVLLSLLGSALSHGGGIAGAATVLGTLAGALLSGLLVLAVLLLFAFAEQAVAVDGLGAVAAVRRSAGFPFRRPTDFVGYVAVALGALILAGGVALVASLGGAARVSSLLGAVLVPPVLDGFKTALYAERDLPRRETPPLGDRFRAAYGGGLRALGAFVREHPLANAVSAVCFAGGFAGGWAATSPYAIEVPIEGEIAAVFGSFPLATFVNLAVNNWLVAADAAYGGVVFGVSSVTSLVFNGLVVGALGGVFDSRLFAALVVPHGVIEVPALVLGGGIGVWLGGVGLRVAGGRTGVDGLAAAVRRAYRVLLGLVPLFVVAAFVEAFLTPRIASLLVG, encoded by the coding sequence GTGAACGTCTCCACGGCCCTCCGCGCCGGCGTCCGGATGCTCTCCGAGTACTCCGCGTCGGTCCTGCCGGTGTACCTCCTCGTGACCGGTCTGTCCGGCGTCGTCCGCGTCCCGATGGTGCTCGCCCTCCTCGCCGCCTTCGCCCTCGTCTCGCTCGACGGCCGCCTCGGCCGGGTGCTCGACATCGCGGGCGAGATTGATTTCGGAGAGGTCGAGAGCGGCGGAATCGAGGGCGGGACGGTCGACCCCGGCGCGATTCCCCCCGGACTCGGCGACGCCGTCGCGAACCTCTTCTCCCCGGAGGTGGCGGCGCTGGTCGGTCTCGGTGTGCTGGGGTCGCTTCTCCTCTCGTTCGTCATCTCGCCGGTGATGAACGCCGCGAGCGTCCACGGCGTCTTCGGACCCCTCCGCGGCGACGACGCCGTCCGGTCGGCTCTCCTCGGCGCCCGCGACGACTGGCTCAGTTTCCTCGGGGTTCAGCTCCTGCTCCTCGTCGCGCTGGCGGCCTCGGCCGTTCCGTTCGTGCTCCTGAGTCTGCTCGGGTCCGCACTGTCGCACGGCGGTGGAATCGCCGGCGCCGCCACCGTCCTCGGGACGCTGGCCGGCGCCCTGCTGTCGGGTCTGCTAGTGCTGGCCGTCCTCCTGCTGTTCGCCTTCGCCGAGCAGGCCGTCGCCGTCGACGGCCTCGGAGCGGTCGCGGCGGTCCGCCGAAGCGCGGGGTTCCCGTTCCGCCGTCCGACGGACTTCGTCGGCTACGTCGCCGTCGCCCTCGGCGCGCTCATCCTGGCGGGCGGCGTGGCGCTCGTCGCGTCGCTCGGCGGCGCGGCGCGGGTGAGTTCACTCCTCGGCGCCGTCCTCGTCCCGCCGGTGCTCGACGGCTTCAAGACCGCGCTGTACGCCGAACGCGACCTGCCGCGGCGGGAGACGCCGCCGCTCGGAGACCGGTTCCGAGCGGCCTACGGCGGCGGCCTGCGGGCGCTGGGCGCGTTCGTCCGCGAGCACCCGCTGGCGAACGCCGTCTCGGCCGTCTGCTTCGCCGGCGGCTTCGCGGGCGGGTGGGCGGCCACGTCGCCCTACGCCATCGAAGTACCGATAGAAGGGGAGATAGCCGCGGTGTTCGGCTCGTTCCCGCTTGCGACGTTCGTCAACCTCGCGGTGAACAACTGGCTCGTCGCGGCGGACGCGGCGTACGGGGGCGTCGTCTTCGGCGTCTCTTCGGTCACGAGCCTCGTGTTCAACGGCCTCGTCGTCGGGGCGCTCGGCGGGGTGTTCGACTCGCGGCTGTTCGCCGCACTCGTCGTCCCGCACGGCGTCATCGAGGTGCCGGCGCTCGTTCTCGGCGGCGGCATCGGCGTCTGGTTGGGCGGCGTCGGCCTGCGCGTCGCCGGCGGCCGGACGGGCGTCGACGGCCTCGCGGCGGCGGTTCGCCGCGCCTACCGCGTGCTCCTCGGCCTCGTTCCGCTGTTCGTCGTCGCCGCGTTCGTCGAGGCGTTCCTCACGCCGCGAATCGCGTCGCTGCTGGTCGGGTAG
- a CDS encoding MEDS domain-containing protein encodes MTTLQGSGDREEETTPGRTGEKAGSGRTLRRSTGPGPADHDHDGGHRALVYEDRAERFDAVAPFLRRGLELGERCLYVADEDAPDAVLAELRDRGIDADAALDSGALTVVTPPESRRPGGEFDREAMLEFWRDNIADAESDGHGGLRATAEMTLALDGESTPEGLVEYEATLDSLAAADQCALLCQYDRTRFPDGVIDEVIETHPLIAQGETVSENVYYTPPEEVLGPDRPGDRVDRRLRTLREQAESKVALRDHERDLHALYEVVADVEGTFEEKLSALLELGCERFDMEMGALARVDAETDRFEVEATNGDHPDLVPGSEYPLSETYCRATVAEGGTCAITDTGPFEDDLCYERFGVRTYLGTYLPFDDADDRTLWFVSRRPREEISTADEAFHHLVGQWVRYELEKRRQSDQFVALDDLNRTARDINGELAEQSTREEVERVVCDRLAESESYAFAWLGTVEGSDVVPTTRATDRDAAGLADLGTGGLAARAARTGEPQVLRDTEARRDSEPWRELAGRGITGVASVPVAYEDERYGVLTVYTTRERAFDAKERNILSQLGEIIGLAVAVIDHERELAHERERLEFFNRLVRHNLLNGLNVVSARAELLDGAVDSEMAPHARTVRERTEEMVDLVEQIRSLMRAVVETETEDLEATDLEGALVGKVEQARRTFGEAEFVLGESVADAGAVLADDLLGEAFENLLDNAVRHNDKETPRVVVSVETSAEETTVRIADNGSGIDEEVRERLFEKGEKGLDSGGSGFGLHLAREIIESYGGAIRAESRSPEGTVFSVSLPRATAD; translated from the coding sequence ATGACCACGCTGCAGGGGAGCGGAGATAGGGAAGAGGAGACGACTCCCGGACGGACCGGCGAGAAGGCCGGAAGCGGTCGGACGCTTCGGCGGTCGACCGGACCGGGTCCCGCCGACCACGACCACGACGGCGGGCACCGAGCGCTCGTCTACGAGGACCGCGCCGAGCGGTTCGACGCCGTCGCGCCGTTCCTCCGCCGCGGCCTCGAACTGGGAGAACGGTGCCTCTACGTCGCGGACGAGGACGCTCCGGACGCCGTTCTCGCCGAACTGCGGGACCGGGGTATCGACGCCGACGCCGCGCTCGACTCCGGCGCGCTGACCGTGGTGACGCCGCCGGAATCGCGTCGACCGGGCGGGGAGTTCGACAGAGAGGCGATGCTCGAATTCTGGCGGGATAATATCGCGGACGCCGAATCCGACGGTCACGGTGGCCTCCGGGCGACGGCGGAGATGACGCTGGCGCTCGACGGCGAGTCGACTCCCGAGGGGTTGGTCGAGTACGAGGCGACGCTCGACTCCCTCGCCGCCGCCGACCAGTGCGCCCTCCTCTGTCAGTACGACCGGACGCGGTTCCCCGACGGCGTCATCGACGAAGTCATCGAGACGCATCCGCTGATCGCTCAGGGCGAGACCGTCTCGGAGAACGTCTACTACACGCCGCCCGAGGAGGTGCTCGGCCCCGACCGGCCGGGCGACAGGGTCGACCGACGGCTCCGAACGCTGCGGGAGCAGGCGGAGTCGAAAGTGGCCCTGCGCGACCACGAACGCGACCTGCACGCCCTCTACGAGGTCGTCGCGGACGTCGAAGGGACCTTCGAGGAGAAGCTCTCGGCCCTGCTCGAGTTGGGCTGTGAGCGCTTCGACATGGAGATGGGAGCGCTCGCGCGGGTCGACGCCGAGACCGACCGGTTCGAGGTCGAGGCGACGAACGGCGACCACCCCGACCTCGTCCCGGGAAGCGAGTACCCGCTCTCGGAGACGTACTGCCGCGCGACCGTCGCCGAGGGCGGAACCTGCGCCATCACCGACACCGGACCGTTCGAGGACGACCTCTGTTACGAGCGGTTCGGCGTCCGGACGTACCTCGGGACGTACCTCCCGTTCGACGACGCCGACGACCGGACGCTCTGGTTCGTCAGCCGACGGCCGCGCGAGGAGATTTCGACGGCCGACGAGGCGTTCCACCACCTCGTGGGTCAGTGGGTCCGCTACGAACTCGAAAAGCGACGGCAGAGCGACCAGTTCGTCGCGCTGGACGACCTCAATCGGACCGCCCGCGACATCAACGGGGAACTGGCCGAGCAGTCGACCCGCGAGGAAGTCGAGCGCGTGGTGTGCGACCGACTCGCCGAGTCGGAGTCGTACGCGTTCGCGTGGCTCGGTACCGTCGAGGGCAGCGACGTGGTACCGACGACCCGCGCGACCGACCGGGACGCCGCCGGACTGGCGGACCTCGGGACGGGCGGCCTCGCGGCCCGCGCGGCCCGGACGGGCGAACCGCAGGTCCTCCGCGACACCGAGGCGCGGCGCGATTCCGAACCGTGGCGGGAACTGGCCGGGCGGGGAATCACCGGCGTGGCGTCGGTTCCGGTCGCCTACGAGGACGAGCGCTACGGCGTGCTGACCGTCTACACGACCCGGGAACGCGCGTTCGACGCGAAGGAGCGGAACATCCTCTCGCAACTCGGCGAGATAATCGGGCTGGCCGTCGCGGTCATCGACCACGAACGGGAACTGGCGCACGAGCGCGAGCGACTGGAGTTTTTCAACCGCCTCGTCCGTCACAACCTGCTGAACGGCCTCAACGTGGTCAGCGCGCGCGCCGAACTCCTCGACGGCGCGGTCGATTCCGAGATGGCCCCCCACGCGAGGACGGTCCGGGAGCGGACGGAGGAGATGGTCGACCTGGTCGAGCAGATTCGGTCGCTGATGCGGGCGGTCGTGGAGACCGAAACGGAGGACCTGGAGGCGACCGACCTCGAAGGCGCGCTGGTCGGGAAGGTCGAACAGGCCCGGCGGACGTTCGGGGAGGCGGAGTTCGTCCTCGGAGAGAGCGTCGCGGACGCCGGCGCGGTGCTGGCGGACGACCTGCTGGGGGAGGCGTTCGAGAACCTGCTCGACAACGCCGTCCGGCACAACGACAAGGAGACCCCCCGCGTGGTCGTCAGCGTCGAGACGAGCGCCGAGGAGACGACGGTCCGCATCGCGGACAACGGTTCCGGCATCGACGAGGAAGTGAGAGAACGACTGTTCGAGAAGGGGGAGAAGGGCCTCGACAGCGGCGGGAGCGGGTTCGGACTCCACCTCGCGCGGGAGATAATCGAGTCCTACGGCGGAGCGATTCGAGCCGAGAGTCGGAGCCCGGAGGGAACGGTGTTCTCGGTGTCGCTGCCGCGAGCGACGGCCGACTGA
- a CDS encoding sulfurtransferase, whose translation MTTDGYAKDVLVSADWVEDRLDEFQSDDPEHRLVEVDVDTEAYDEGHAPGAIGFNWETQLQDQTTRDILDKEDFEDLLGSHGISEDSTVVLYGDNSNWFAAYTYWQFKYYGHDDVRLMNGGRDYWLDNDYPLSEDEPDFDAVDYSAKGPYESIRAYRDDVDHAIGEGLPLVDVRSPEEFSGEILAPPGLQETAQRGGHIPGAENISWAATVNDDGTFKSAEELRELYADQGIDGSETTVAYCRIGERSSIAWFALHELLGYDEVVNYDGSWTEWGNLVGAPIEKGN comes from the coding sequence ATGACAACTGACGGTTACGCGAAGGACGTGCTCGTCTCGGCGGACTGGGTGGAGGACCGCCTGGACGAGTTCCAGTCCGACGACCCGGAGCACCGCCTCGTGGAAGTTGACGTCGACACCGAAGCCTACGACGAGGGCCACGCGCCCGGCGCCATCGGCTTCAACTGGGAGACGCAACTGCAGGACCAGACCACCCGCGACATCCTCGACAAGGAGGACTTCGAGGACCTGCTGGGGAGCCACGGCATCTCCGAGGACTCCACCGTCGTCCTGTACGGCGACAACTCCAACTGGTTCGCGGCGTACACCTACTGGCAGTTCAAGTACTACGGCCACGACGACGTCCGCCTGATGAACGGCGGCCGCGACTACTGGCTTGACAACGACTACCCGCTGAGCGAGGACGAACCCGACTTCGACGCCGTCGACTACTCGGCGAAGGGGCCGTACGAGTCCATCCGCGCGTACCGCGACGACGTGGACCACGCCATCGGCGAGGGCCTCCCCCTCGTGGACGTCCGCTCGCCCGAGGAGTTCTCCGGCGAGATTCTCGCGCCCCCGGGACTGCAGGAGACGGCCCAGCGCGGCGGCCACATCCCCGGCGCGGAGAACATCTCGTGGGCCGCGACGGTCAACGACGACGGGACGTTCAAGTCCGCCGAGGAACTCCGCGAACTGTACGCCGACCAGGGCATCGACGGCTCCGAGACCACCGTCGCCTACTGCCGCATCGGCGAGCGCTCCTCCATCGCGTGGTTCGCGCTCCACGAACTGCTCGGCTACGACGAAGTCGTCAACTACGACGGCTCGTGGACCGAGTGGGGCAACCTCGTCGGCGCGCCCATCGAGAAGGGCAACTAA
- a CDS encoding sulfurtransferase, with product MYEHIVVSPDWVAARLGAEGDGSADGANDGADEDGDESAVRLVDVRDAWEFDGIGHLPGAVSIPFDEFRSSEGEEGMLPGEAAWESLLSAAGVGPDDHLVAYDDTHGVFAARFLVTAELYGHPTDRLHLLDGDYSAWNRERETTTETPEHEETAYEVRDPERSPLVGYDAVLESLDEEGTVVVDTREEWEFEESHLPGAVNLDWRELVDDETRGLKSREELESVLGKVGIGPEKRVVLYCNTARRISHTYVVLRSLGYEDVAFYEGSLTEWEERGGPTETESETEAD from the coding sequence ATGTACGAGCACATCGTCGTCTCCCCCGACTGGGTCGCGGCACGACTCGGGGCGGAGGGCGACGGGAGCGCGGACGGCGCGAACGACGGAGCGGACGAGGACGGAGACGAGAGCGCGGTTCGCCTCGTGGACGTGCGCGACGCCTGGGAGTTCGACGGCATCGGCCACCTCCCCGGCGCGGTCAGTATCCCGTTCGACGAGTTCCGGTCCTCGGAGGGTGAGGAGGGAATGCTTCCGGGCGAGGCGGCGTGGGAGTCGCTGCTGTCCGCCGCCGGAGTCGGACCCGACGACCACCTGGTCGCCTACGACGACACCCACGGCGTGTTCGCCGCGCGCTTTCTCGTCACCGCGGAGTTGTACGGCCACCCGACGGACCGCCTCCACCTGCTCGACGGCGACTACAGCGCGTGGAACCGCGAGCGCGAGACGACGACGGAGACGCCGGAACACGAGGAGACGGCGTACGAGGTGCGCGACCCCGAGCGGTCGCCGCTGGTCGGCTACGACGCCGTTCTGGAGAGTCTGGACGAGGAGGGCACCGTCGTCGTCGACACCCGCGAGGAGTGGGAGTTCGAGGAGAGCCACCTCCCCGGCGCGGTGAACCTCGACTGGCGCGAACTCGTCGACGACGAGACGCGCGGACTGAAATCCCGAGAAGAACTGGAGTCCGTCCTGGGGAAGGTCGGAATCGGTCCCGAGAAGCGCGTCGTCCTCTACTGCAACACGGCGCGGCGCATCAGCCACACGTACGTCGTCCTGCGGTCTCTGGGGTACGAAGACGTGGCGTTCTACGAGGGGAGCCTCACCGAGTGGGAGGAGCGCGGCGGGCCGACGGAGACGGAGAGCGAGACGGAAGCGGACTGA